A DNA window from Chryseobacterium sp. MEBOG06 contains the following coding sequences:
- a CDS encoding Crp/Fnr family transcriptional regulator: protein MKNINNYLAKVLNVPLQSVNTCSLHYEVKKIPKNQFLLQYGEICRHIFFVERGLIKMYSIDKNGKEHIIQFAPESWLISDRSSLYFNEKSNYYIEAVEDSEVLFLHPDFFNKLVEQFPNSIERSDFLLQKHIRSLQNRINSLLGETAEERYMKFIKMYPDLLLRVPQWMIASYLGITPESLSRVRKELARKNFVPDNK from the coding sequence ATGAAGAATATCAATAATTATTTAGCCAAAGTTTTGAATGTTCCGCTTCAGAGTGTGAACACCTGCAGCCTGCATTACGAAGTAAAAAAGATTCCTAAAAATCAGTTTCTTCTTCAGTATGGTGAAATATGCAGACATATATTCTTTGTAGAAAGAGGGCTGATAAAGATGTATTCTATAGATAAAAACGGGAAAGAGCACATTATACAGTTTGCTCCGGAAAGCTGGCTGATCTCAGACCGAAGCAGTCTTTATTTTAATGAAAAATCAAATTATTACATAGAAGCCGTTGAAGATTCCGAAGTGTTATTTTTACATCCTGATTTTTTCAATAAACTGGTAGAACAATTTCCGAACAGTATTGAAAGAAGTGATTTTCTTCTTCAGAAACATATCAGAAGCCTTCAGAACAGGATCAATTCTTTATTAGGGGAGACTGCAGAAGAAAGATACATGAAGTTTATTAAAATGTATCCGGATTTATTGCTTCGTGTTCCCCAATGGATGATTGCTTCTTATCTGGGAATTACTCCGGAGAGCTTAAGCCGTGTGAGAAAAGAGCTGGCAAGGAAAAATTTCGTTCCCGATAACAAATAA
- the ytxJ gene encoding bacillithiol system redox-active protein YtxJ, translating to MSFFDKIFGGKNETPDQKSFWKKIESEEDLAKAIEESYQHKIAIFKHSTSCFISRTVLKNFEKEVESSDQPVEVYYLDLLAYRPISNKIAEDFDIRHESPQLIVIENGKPVNNASHQSISLSQIIS from the coding sequence ATGAGTTTTTTTGATAAAATATTTGGTGGAAAAAATGAAACCCCTGATCAAAAATCTTTTTGGAAAAAGATAGAATCTGAGGAAGATCTGGCAAAAGCCATTGAGGAATCTTACCAACATAAAATAGCGATATTTAAGCATTCTACAAGTTGCTTTATCAGCAGGACGGTATTGAAAAATTTTGAAAAAGAAGTTGAAAGCTCAGATCAGCCTGTGGAAGTCTATTACCTGGATTTATTAGCTTACAGACCTATTTCTAATAAAATTGCTGAAGACTTTGATATCAGACATGAAAGTCCGCAATTAATCGTTATAGAAAATGGAAAACCTGTGAACAATGCTTCCCACCAAAGTATTTCTTTAAGCCAGATTATATCATGA
- a CDS encoding PLP-dependent aminotransferase family protein, with product MSKEFLYTEIADGIANQIRNGVLKAGDKLPSVRMLCQEHQVSMNTAKRVFLELESLSMVESKPQSGYFVSQLLSVKLPLPEVSRPSLIANNDEPDELISKIYENMGRKDLTFFSIGIPSGDLLPQAKLKKEIVNAIRELKEGGTEYEELQGNLKLRRMIAVRSLQWGGNLKEDDLVTTNGGMNALSFCLMALGKPGDTIAIESPCYPGILQLANGMGLKVLELPTHPTTGIEIDALKKLIPKIDLCLLIPNFNSPLGSCMPDENKKEIVKILSENNIPLIEDDVYGDLYFGSSRPKCCKSFDKDGSVLYCSSISKTLAPGYRVGWIAPGKYKEKILKLKLLHSTSSISIVNEAVANFLKSGKYEKHLQHLRKTLQSNYQNYVQTIAESFPEGTRTSRPQGGLSLWVEFDKKIRTTELYDLAIKQNISIAPGRMFTFQEQFENCMRLCIGLPWSEDTQAKLRQIGNLAKKI from the coding sequence ATGAGCAAAGAATTTTTATATACAGAAATTGCAGACGGTATTGCCAATCAGATCAGAAACGGCGTTTTAAAAGCTGGGGACAAGCTTCCGTCAGTAAGAATGCTGTGCCAGGAGCATCAGGTAAGCATGAATACCGCAAAAAGAGTTTTTCTGGAGCTTGAATCACTATCAATGGTTGAATCCAAGCCTCAATCGGGCTATTTTGTAAGCCAGCTTCTATCTGTGAAACTTCCTCTGCCTGAGGTAAGCCGCCCTTCTTTAATTGCCAATAATGATGAACCTGATGAGCTGATCAGTAAGATCTATGAAAATATGGGCCGGAAAGATCTTACCTTTTTCTCTATTGGAATCCCTTCCGGAGATCTTCTCCCTCAGGCTAAACTGAAAAAGGAGATTGTAAACGCCATCCGTGAGCTTAAAGAAGGCGGAACGGAATATGAAGAACTTCAGGGGAATCTTAAACTCAGAAGAATGATTGCTGTGCGCTCCCTTCAATGGGGAGGCAATCTTAAAGAAGATGATCTGGTTACCACCAATGGAGGAATGAATGCATTGTCTTTCTGTCTGATGGCATTAGGAAAACCCGGTGATACCATTGCTATCGAAAGCCCTTGCTACCCCGGAATTTTGCAGCTCGCCAACGGTATGGGATTAAAAGTTCTGGAACTTCCTACCCATCCTACTACAGGAATAGAAATTGATGCCTTAAAAAAATTAATTCCTAAAATTGATCTGTGCCTGCTGATTCCCAATTTCAACTCACCTCTGGGAAGTTGTATGCCTGATGAAAATAAGAAGGAAATCGTAAAAATACTTTCAGAAAATAATATTCCGCTTATTGAAGATGATGTGTACGGAGACCTTTACTTCGGGTCGTCCCGTCCAAAATGCTGTAAATCTTTCGATAAAGACGGCAGTGTACTCTACTGCAGTTCTATCTCAAAAACACTGGCCCCCGGATATCGCGTAGGCTGGATTGCTCCCGGCAAATACAAAGAGAAAATACTAAAGCTTAAGTTGCTTCATTCTACCTCATCCATTTCAATTGTGAATGAAGCGGTTGCCAATTTTTTAAAATCTGGGAAATATGAAAAACACCTTCAACATCTTCGTAAAACGCTTCAAAGTAATTATCAGAATTATGTACAGACTATTGCAGAATCATTTCCTGAAGGCACCAGAACAAGCCGTCCGCAGGGAGGGCTTTCTCTCTGGGTAGAATTTGATAAAAAGATTCGTACTACTGAACTTTATGATCTTGCGATTAAACAGAATATAAGCATAGCTCCCGGAAGGATGTTTACCTTTCAGGAGCAGTTTGAAAACTGTATGAGGCTTTGTATTGGTCTTCCGTGGTCAGAAGATACCCAGGCAAAGCTCAGACAGATCGGAAATCTTGCAAAAAAGATTTAA
- a CDS encoding DMT family transporter: protein MMINTISKDQALSGWINGFIGVLLFSGSMPATKFAVMEMDPIFVTIARAVIAGVLALSVLMIYKEKRPAKNQLFSLVLVAIGCVIGFPLLSALALQYLTSAHSIVFLGMLPLATAIFGVIRGGERPHPIFWLFSIIGSLLVIGYAFSQGISVSPIGDILMLLAVIVCGMGYAEGAKLSKTLGGWQVISWALVISLPIMLPLFFVYFPENIETVSFKGWFGLGYISLFSMFIGFIFWYKGLAQGGITSVGQLQLLQPFFGLALAAYLLHEQVSMGMLGVTVGVILCVVGTKKFAK from the coding sequence ATGATGATCAATACAATCTCAAAAGACCAGGCTCTAAGCGGCTGGATCAACGGGTTCATAGGAGTATTGCTTTTTAGTGGGTCTATGCCCGCCACCAAGTTTGCAGTAATGGAAATGGATCCTATATTTGTAACTATTGCACGGGCTGTGATTGCAGGTGTTCTTGCTCTCTCAGTATTGATGATCTATAAAGAAAAACGTCCTGCCAAAAACCAGCTGTTTTCTTTGGTTTTAGTAGCAATAGGATGTGTAATAGGGTTTCCGTTGCTTTCTGCATTGGCACTGCAATACCTTACTTCAGCACATTCTATTGTATTTCTTGGAATGCTGCCATTGGCCACTGCCATTTTCGGAGTAATCCGTGGGGGAGAGAGGCCTCATCCTATATTTTGGCTGTTTTCTATTATCGGAAGCCTTCTGGTCATTGGTTATGCTTTCTCTCAGGGTATTTCTGTATCTCCAATAGGAGATATTCTGATGCTTCTGGCAGTTATTGTATGTGGAATGGGGTATGCCGAAGGAGCAAAGCTTTCAAAAACATTAGGGGGATGGCAGGTTATTTCATGGGCATTGGTAATATCCCTGCCAATAATGCTTCCTCTGTTTTTTGTCTATTTTCCTGAAAATATTGAAACGGTAAGCTTTAAAGGGTGGTTTGGATTGGGCTATATTTCTCTATTCAGTATGTTCATTGGTTTTATATTCTGGTATAAAGGACTTGCGCAAGGTGGTATTACTTCTGTAGGGCAGCTCCAGCTTTTGCAGCCTTTCTTTGGGCTGGCGCTGGCAGCTTATCTTCTCCATGAACAAGTCAGTATGGGAATGTTGGGAGTAACTGTAGGGGTTATTCTATGTGTGGTAGGAACTAAGAAGTTTGCTAAATAG